A single genomic interval of Spirosoma taeanense harbors:
- a CDS encoding response regulator transcription factor, with amino-acid sequence MRVILYEDNTAIRDSLSILLDGMPGIELIGAFPNPVNWDRQLQDAQPDVIMMDIEMPGLDGIRATQAIHAKYPLINIVMLTVFEEEDKIFRALCAGAVGYILKNSTPTRLIEAVQDAHAGGAPLSPSIARKAVQVFQQLPTPASSAPHYALTTREQETLKYLVEGLSYKMIADRMNISYETVRTYMKHIYEKLHVVSMTEAVAKALREGLV; translated from the coding sequence ATGCGCGTTATTCTCTACGAAGACAATACGGCCATCCGCGATTCCCTCTCGATACTCCTCGACGGAATGCCCGGTATCGAATTGATCGGGGCGTTCCCCAACCCAGTCAATTGGGATCGCCAGCTACAGGATGCCCAGCCTGACGTCATTATGATGGATATTGAAATGCCCGGCCTGGATGGTATTCGGGCCACGCAGGCTATCCACGCCAAATACCCGCTCATCAACATTGTCATGCTTACCGTCTTTGAGGAAGAGGACAAGATTTTCCGCGCCCTCTGCGCAGGGGCCGTGGGGTACATCCTGAAAAATTCGACGCCCACTCGCCTGATTGAAGCCGTACAGGACGCTCATGCCGGGGGTGCTCCACTCTCGCCCAGCATTGCCCGCAAGGCCGTACAGGTGTTCCAGCAATTACCAACTCCCGCATCCTCAGCACCCCATTATGCCCTCACTACCCGTGAGCAGGAAACCTTAAAATATCTGGTTGAGGGACTTAGCTACAAAATGATTGCCGACCGGATGAACATCAGCTACGAGACGGTCCGCACCTACATGAAGCATATCTACGAAAAACTCCATGTTGTTTCCATGACCGAGGCCGTAGCCAAAGCGTTGCGGGAGGGTCTGGTGTAG
- a CDS encoding cytochrome-c peroxidase, whose product MCKNLVALLTIFIFFAVVIQACTKDDSTAIVPTTTSSIQPIVDNTPVSNPITNDTAALGQALFWDPILSGGKDVACATCHHPNNAYTDGLDLSLGANAIGYGQNRRFLLPNDVPVTKRNSPTLLNVVFNGMDASGKYMPRTAPMFWDSRIQSLENQVISPLTTFEEMRGHGYSEAVTIDTLVARLTKIAEYRHLFEAAFGSSQAITAATISTAIAAFERTLVAMNSPFDRYQKGDKTALTDQQIQGMRLFKDEGCPICHSGPMFSDYKLHVMSVPDNTQLTSSDAGAMGGYAFRTPTLRNVGLTAPYMHNGVFKTLKQVMKFYDDIGEPISQNPHVPVQQLDANIQRIALGTAEQDQLISFLHALTDSNFDKYIPTRVPSGLNPGGSIR is encoded by the coding sequence ATGTGCAAAAATCTAGTTGCCTTACTGACGATTTTTATTTTTTTCGCTGTGGTTATCCAGGCGTGTACAAAAGACGATAGTACGGCTATTGTGCCCACCACGACTTCGTCTATTCAGCCAATTGTGGACAACACTCCGGTCAGTAACCCAATTACCAATGATACGGCTGCGCTTGGCCAGGCGCTGTTTTGGGACCCAATTCTATCGGGCGGTAAAGATGTAGCTTGTGCTACCTGCCATCATCCCAATAATGCTTATACCGATGGATTGGACCTGTCGTTGGGTGCCAATGCTATTGGTTATGGACAAAACCGCCGATTCCTGCTGCCGAACGACGTGCCAGTTACTAAACGAAATTCTCCGACCTTGCTCAACGTAGTGTTTAATGGCATGGATGCCAGCGGGAAGTATATGCCGCGGACCGCACCTATGTTCTGGGATTCGCGTATCCAGAGTCTGGAAAATCAGGTAATCAGCCCGCTAACGACTTTTGAGGAAATGCGCGGACATGGCTACAGCGAAGCCGTCACGATAGACACTCTGGTGGCCCGGTTGACAAAAATCGCGGAGTACCGACACCTGTTTGAAGCTGCCTTTGGCAGCAGCCAGGCTATTACAGCGGCTACCATCAGCACCGCCATTGCGGCTTTCGAGCGCACCTTAGTGGCTATGAATTCTCCCTTCGACCGCTACCAGAAGGGTGATAAAACGGCTCTTACTGACCAGCAAATTCAGGGCATGCGTCTTTTTAAGGACGAGGGCTGTCCTATCTGTCATTCAGGGCCGATGTTTTCCGATTACAAACTACATGTGATGTCAGTGCCTGACAATACCCAACTGACCAGTTCAGACGCGGGAGCGATGGGGGGCTATGCGTTCCGGACACCTACGTTGAGAAATGTAGGGCTGACGGCTCCGTATATGCACAACGGGGTCTTTAAAACGCTGAAGCAGGTGATGAAGTTTTATGACGATATCGGTGAGCCTATTTCACAAAACCCGCACGTGCCGGTGCAGCAGTTAGACGCCAATATACAGCGGATCGCTCTGGGCACTGCTGAGCAGGATCAGCTCATTTCGTTTCTGCATGCCCTGACTGATTCTAATTTTGATAAGTACATCCCGACTCGTGTCCCCAGTGGGTTGAATCCGGGTGGCAGTATTCGGTAG